From the Elusimicrobiota bacterium genome, one window contains:
- a CDS encoding peptidylprolyl isomerase, translating into MKILRSNLSAKKTDYISLLWIFVFLSFSFFLFGCSNKSEKVLAKVGSEKITLSEFQQMLQSAPPNLQDYLSTDIGRKQYLDALLKEKMVLIAAKKQGIQNRPAVKKNLAELEKRLKDNYIKLKDETLVDEFVKEKTALGDTEVKDYYEKHKDDFENPSELKVSHILLPTENDAKNILERIKKGEDFQKLAKELSIDKMTAQKGGDLGFFGKRQYVKEFEDAAYNIKKIGDVSDVVKTPLGFHIIKLTDKKQLKAKKLEEVETEIKQVIQKEKLDKWMEDISKQYKPEINYELLSKNFGQENKLNNTSK; encoded by the coding sequence GTGAAAATACTAAGAAGTAATTTAAGTGCCAAAAAAACTGATTATATCAGTTTATTGTGGATTTTTGTTTTTTTGAGTTTTAGTTTCTTTCTTTTTGGTTGTTCAAACAAATCAGAGAAAGTACTGGCAAAAGTAGGCAGTGAAAAAATCACACTTTCTGAATTCCAACAGATGCTACAGAGCGCGCCTCCTAACCTTCAGGACTACTTATCAACAGATATTGGCCGCAAGCAATATTTAGACGCTTTGTTAAAAGAAAAAATGGTTCTTATTGCTGCAAAAAAGCAGGGTATCCAGAACAGACCTGCAGTAAAGAAAAATTTAGCTGAACTTGAAAAACGGTTGAAAGATAATTACATAAAGTTAAAAGACGAAACCTTAGTTGATGAGTTTGTCAAAGAAAAAACTGCCTTAGGTGATACGGAAGTCAAAGATTATTATGAAAAGCATAAGGACGATTTTGAAAATCCATCGGAACTTAAAGTAAGTCATATCCTTTTACCGACAGAAAATGATGCAAAAAATATCTTAGAACGCATTAAAAAAGGTGAGGATTTCCAAAAGCTTGCCAAAGAATTATCAATTGACAAAATGACAGCCCAAAAAGGCGGAGATTTAGGCTTTTTTGGCAAGAGGCAATATGTAAAAGAGTTTGAGGATGCTGCATATAATATTAAAAAAATCGGTGATGTTTCGGATGTAGTAAAAACCCCGCTGGGTTTCCATATAATAAAACTTACCGATAAAAAACAACTCAAAGCTAAAAAATTAGAAGAAGTTGAAACTGAAATAAAGCAAGTCATTCAAAAAGAAAAACTTGATAAATGGATGGAAGATATTTCTAAACAATATAAACCGGAAATAAACTATGAATTGCTTTCAAAGAATTTTGGACAAGAGAATAAATTAAACAACACTAGCAAATAA
- a CDS encoding peptidylprolyl isomerase, with protein MNIVRYAQNKKENKGSYWSWVLFSPVLFYILSLTCLHASTINKIMAKVNDDVILQADFDEVITPMIEQIKSKYGEELKKEELDKKIAEIKKEFLDQMIDQKLLLQEAKKKDIKVSKRDLENGIELIKDRFKKKGDKVLTPVEVEVEFNAEMKRQNLTMAQFRDKVREDLMINKLLDIEVVSKATKPTGEDLKTYFEKNKDKFDEPEKVSVRHILIRCEKNASIKDESLALNKIKEVQQKLKKGEDFAKLASEYSEDPGSAKDGGNLGFIVKGMMVKTFEDVAFKTPVGDISDYFKTEFGYHILKIDSKQAKLSRTFEQVKDNLEKYLMGEQNQEQYEKYMKDLRSKSTISITEK; from the coding sequence ATGAATATTGTAAGATATGCACAAAACAAAAAAGAAAATAAAGGTAGTTATTGGAGTTGGGTTTTATTTTCCCCCGTTTTATTTTATATTTTATCATTAACCTGCCTTCATGCAAGCACGATAAACAAAATAATGGCTAAGGTTAATGATGATGTTATCTTACAGGCAGACTTTGATGAAGTAATAACTCCCATGATAGAGCAAATTAAAAGTAAATATGGCGAGGAATTGAAGAAAGAAGAACTGGATAAAAAAATTGCTGAAATTAAAAAAGAATTCCTTGACCAGATGATTGATCAGAAATTGCTTCTGCAGGAAGCTAAGAAAAAAGATATTAAAGTCAGTAAAAGAGATTTGGAAAATGGTATAGAACTTATAAAGGACAGATTTAAGAAAAAGGGCGATAAAGTTCTTACCCCTGTTGAAGTAGAAGTCGAATTTAATGCTGAGATGAAAAGGCAAAACCTTACAATGGCACAGTTCCGCGATAAAGTTCGTGAAGATTTGATGATTAACAAACTACTGGACATTGAAGTAGTTTCCAAAGCAACCAAACCTACGGGCGAAGATTTAAAAACATACTTTGAGAAAAATAAAGATAAATTTGATGAACCTGAAAAAGTTTCTGTAAGGCATATACTTATTCGCTGTGAAAAGAATGCATCCATAAAAGATGAGTCTTTGGCATTAAATAAAATAAAAGAAGTGCAGCAAAAACTGAAAAAAGGCGAAGACTTCGCAAAACTCGCATCAGAATACTCTGAAGACCCCGGCAGTGCTAAAGACGGCGGTAATTTGGGTTTCATCGTAAAAGGTATGATGGTCAAAACTTTTGAGGATGTAGCGTTTAAAACGCCGGTTGGCGATATTTCCGATTATTTTAAAACAGAATTCGGTTATCATATACTAAAGATTGATAGTAAACAGGCAAAACTAAGCAGGACTTTTGAACAAGTTAAAGATAACCTCGAAAAGTATCTTATGGGTGAGCAAAACCAGGAACAATATGAAAAATATATGAAAGACCTGCGTAGTAAGTCAACTATATCCATAACTGAAAAGTAG